A genomic region of Haliotis asinina isolate JCU_RB_2024 chromosome 1, JCU_Hal_asi_v2, whole genome shotgun sequence contains the following coding sequences:
- the LOC137273184 gene encoding uncharacterized protein: protein MADLAAKAALKNSETPLLVPYSDCKATIGSYIRDLMHKRWDTQISSTCSLTYCQSNTRCVEKRGVAVCVEDHSISNALELRCATDSECPADSMFVCFTETCKCKPGFSFNPASDSCVRRCNRYGVGFTMYEGLAISGHNDRRIDGKTAKECFKMCMSEKTFTCITYEYELEDGVCQLSKTGYLDAYFFQRESGEQGWIFAVRNCL, encoded by the exons atggccgatcttgctgccaaggcagcactcaaaaacTCCGAGACTCCACTTCTTGTCCCATACTCTGATTGTAAAGCTACCATTGgatcgtatatccgagatctgatgcacaagaggtgggacacccaa ATATCATCTACGTGCTCCCTTACGTACTGTCAGTCGAACACCCGGTGTGTGGAGAAACGTGGCGTGGCAGTCTGTGTTGAGG ATCACTCCATTAGCAACGCCCTTGAATTGAGATGTGCAACAGACTCTGAATGTCCAGCAGACAGCATGTTCGTATGCTTCACCGAGACCTGCAAGTGTAAACCAGGATTCAGCTTCAACCCTGCCAGCGACAGCTGTGTGAGAC GCTGCAACAGGTATGGCGTTGGATTTACGATGTACGAAGGTCTGGCCATATCAGGACACAACGACAGAAGGATAGATGGTAAAACCGCAAAAGAGTGTTTCAAAATGTGCATGTCAGAGAAAACGTTTACTTGTATTACATACGAGTATGAACTCGAGGACGGAGTGTGCCAGCTTTCAAAAACCGGGTACCTTGATGCATACTTTTTCCAGCGAGAGTCAGGGGAGCAAGGATGGATCTTTGCAGTGAGAAACTGTCTATAG